One genomic window of Thiovulum sp. ES includes the following:
- a CDS encoding signal recognition particle-docking protein FtsY (PFAM: SRP54-type protein, GTPase domain~TIGRFAM: signal recognition particle-docking protein FtsY): MLGFFEKGFKKTIEAIKALDEALLVEVLDHIEKERLEEILIESDVTYDLVEELLLDLPNEIAREDLEPRLLQCFAENVQNSDEVRPLVQLIIGVNGAGKTTTIAKLASKYKNSGKRVLLGASDTFRAAAIEQLKRWADKIDVPIVFSKQGHDPSGVTFDAVKSGVAKGVDRIIIDTAGRLHNQSNLAEELKKIIRVSGKALPDSPHQKILILDGTQGTSAIIQAEKFNEMVGIDGVIITKLDGTAKGGAIFSIAEALKVPVLHVGIGEKPEDLIDFEPEKFVSGLLDKLYRGETKI, from the coding sequence GTGTTAGGATTTTTTGAAAAAGGCTTTAAAAAGACAATTGAGGCGATAAAAGCACTTGATGAAGCTCTGCTTGTCGAGGTTCTTGATCATATTGAAAAAGAGAGGCTTGAGGAAATTCTAATTGAGTCTGATGTTACTTATGATTTGGTGGAGGAGTTGCTTCTTGATTTACCAAATGAGATTGCACGAGAAGATTTAGAGCCACGGCTTTTGCAATGTTTCGCCGAAAATGTTCAAAATAGCGATGAGGTCAGACCACTTGTCCAACTTATTATTGGAGTGAATGGAGCAGGAAAAACAACAACAATTGCCAAACTTGCCTCAAAATATAAAAATAGTGGAAAGCGAGTTTTACTTGGTGCTTCTGATACTTTTCGTGCCGCAGCGATTGAGCAGTTGAAACGGTGGGCGGACAAAATTGATGTTCCAATTGTTTTTTCAAAGCAGGGACACGATCCTTCTGGTGTAACTTTTGATGCTGTAAAATCTGGAGTTGCAAAAGGTGTTGATAGGATTATTATTGATACAGCAGGACGACTTCACAACCAAAGTAATCTTGCTGAAGAACTCAAAAAAATTATTCGAGTTTCAGGAAAAGCACTCCCTGATTCCCCGCATCAAAAAATTCTTATTCTTGATGGAACTCAAGGAACTTCTGCAATTATTCAAGCTGAAAAGTTTAATGAGATGGTTGGAATTGATGGAGTTATTATCACAAAACTTGACGGAACAGCAAAAGGTGGAGCAATTTTCTCAATTGCCGAAGCTTTAAAAGTTCCTGTTTTGCATGTCGGAATTGGTGAGAAGCCCGAAGACCTCATCGATTTTGAACCAGAAAAATTTGTTTCTGGACTTCTTGACAAACTCTATCGAGGCGAAACAAAAATTTAA
- a CDS encoding panthothenate synthetase (PFAM: Pantoate-beta-alanine ligase): protein MKISEAEKEIEFLDLKILDLLSHRVDLIRFNRDLKSKYEKEIVRKLIESNLKHNEVIPQKNSSDILFRGTIPLNSRKEYFTESQRELARKIRKSLNLGRELLEKGETWETALEKIKSFLNGTQIEYIDFRRDKILIALMIGETRLIDNMEVRIET from the coding sequence TTGAAAATTTCAGAAGCTGAAAAAGAGATCGAATTTCTTGATTTAAAAATTTTAGATTTATTAAGTCATAGAGTTGATCTGATAAGATTTAATAGAGATTTGAAATCAAAATATGAAAAAGAGATTGTTCGAAAATTGATTGAGAGTAATCTAAAACACAACGAAGTTATTCCACAAAAAAATAGTTCCGACATATTATTTAGAGGAACAATTCCATTAAATTCTCGCAAAGAGTATTTTACAGAATCTCAAAGAGAACTCGCCAGAAAAATACGGAAAAGCTTAAATCTTGGTAGAGAACTTTTAGAAAAAGGTGAAACTTGGGAAACAGCATTAGAGAAGATAAAGAGCTTTTTAAATGGAACTCAAATCGAATATATAGATTTTCGAAGAGACAAAATTTTAATCGCTCTTATGATTGGCGAAACAAGACTAATTGACAACATGGAGGTAAGAATTGAAACTTAG
- a CDS encoding Thioredoxin (PFAM: Thioredoxin) yields MKIYYLTLVLALLYSGCDSKHDDPHVEKSSGEVVSEEIDATLVSKKTYSLEGAESGFFEVSKQGQKVEVVRGETRLVLFDFFTTWCPACRAVAPHLGSLQEKYPNDLKIIGVLLEEKKSRKDIRKFKSKYGANYTISIAPDNYKLSNAIASLLRMPRNFSIPLLVMFKDGEYFTHYIGAVPEEMIESDIKEALELREAK; encoded by the coding sequence TTGAAAATATACTATTTAACTCTTGTTCTCGCCCTACTCTATTCAGGATGTGATAGCAAACATGACGATCCGCATGTTGAAAAAAGTTCGGGTGAAGTTGTCTCGGAAGAGATTGATGCAACTCTTGTTTCAAAAAAGACATATTCACTAGAAGGTGCAGAGAGTGGATTTTTTGAAGTCTCAAAACAGGGACAAAAAGTAGAAGTTGTTCGAGGTGAAACTAGACTTGTGCTTTTTGATTTTTTTACAACTTGGTGTCCAGCATGTAGAGCAGTTGCACCTCATCTCGGTTCATTACAGGAAAAATATCCAAATGATTTAAAAATTATTGGCGTTTTGCTCGAAGAGAAGAAAAGCCGAAAAGATATTCGTAAATTTAAAAGTAAATACGGAGCAAATTACACAATTTCAATTGCACCAGACAATTACAAACTATCAAATGCAATTGCTTCACTTTTAAGAATGCCACGAAATTTTTCAATTCCACTTCTTGTTATGTTTAAAGATGGCGAATATTTTACACATTACATTGGTGCAGTTCCTGAAGAGATGATTGAGAGCGATATTAAAGAGGCATTGGAATTGCGGGAGGCAAAGTAG
- a CDS encoding chorismate mutase, clade 2 (PFAM: Prephenate dehydratase; Chorismate mutase type II~TIGRFAM: chorismate mutase domain of proteobacterial P-protein, clade 2) — translation MKLSEIRVEIDKIDDELLTLVNKRMEFVKLVGELKHKNKSAIYRPEREKEIIKRLQKQNLENSGLLKDDGIEALFLELFSVARNLERPEKIAYLGPDGSFTHQVAESRFGAVAEYLPMKAIKDVVNTVETGGAKYGVVPIENSSNGIVGETFDLLESTDLKIIAEVYIPVHHSFVSKCNSLSDIKRIYSKDIAFKQCENFLEAHNLGGVQLIPVESTARAAYLSSNDENSGAICSSIASRLYNIPILFENIEDSKSNKTRFIILSDSGMGRYDGGKTSIIVKFDDDDESGSLYRFLKGFSEKGINLSRIQSRPIRDKHFRYSFFIDFDGDIRNPEIAEIVSPYKDKMKWLGTYVGNN, via the coding sequence TTGAAACTTAGTGAAATTAGAGTTGAAATTGACAAAATTGATGATGAGCTTTTGACTCTTGTTAATAAAAGAATGGAGTTTGTTAAACTTGTTGGTGAATTAAAACATAAAAACAAGAGTGCAATTTACCGACCAGAACGAGAAAAAGAGATTATTAAAAGATTGCAAAAGCAGAATCTTGAAAATAGCGGACTCTTAAAAGATGATGGAATCGAAGCACTCTTTTTAGAACTCTTTTCAGTTGCACGAAATTTGGAAAGACCTGAAAAGATTGCATATCTTGGACCAGACGGAAGTTTTACACATCAAGTTGCAGAGAGTCGTTTTGGTGCGGTTGCCGAATATCTACCAATGAAAGCTATTAAAGATGTTGTTAATACCGTTGAGACTGGTGGTGCAAAATATGGTGTTGTTCCTATTGAAAATAGTTCAAATGGAATTGTTGGTGAAACTTTTGATCTACTCGAAAGCACAGATTTGAAAATTATCGCTGAAGTCTATATTCCTGTTCATCACAGTTTTGTTTCTAAGTGTAATTCGCTCTCTGACATTAAACGAATCTACTCAAAAGATATAGCATTTAAACAGTGTGAAAATTTTCTTGAAGCTCACAATTTGGGTGGAGTTCAATTAATTCCAGTCGAATCAACAGCTCGAGCAGCCTATTTATCATCAAATGATGAAAATAGCGGTGCAATTTGTTCAAGTATTGCAAGTCGCCTCTACAATATTCCAATTCTTTTTGAAAATATTGAAGACTCAAAAAGCAACAAAACCCGTTTTATTATTCTTTCTGATTCTGGCATGGGGCGATACGACGGTGGAAAAACTTCAATAATTGTTAAATTTGATGATGACGACGAATCAGGATCTCTCTACCGTTTCTTAAAAGGTTTCAGCGAAAAAGGGATAAATCTTTCAAGAATTCAGAGCCGACCAATTCGAGATAAACATTTTAGATACAGCTTTTTTATTGACTTTGATGGCGACATTAGAAATCCAGAAATCGCGGAAATCGTTTCACCATACAAAGACAAAATGAAATGGCTTGGAACTTATGTTGGCAATAATTGA